A region of Moorena producens PAL-8-15-08-1 DNA encodes the following proteins:
- a CDS encoding cytochrome P450 gives MKFPDGPKTPALLQSINLIVNPLNYLEDCAKRYGGIFTIGFLNYPPTVVVSHPQGMKALFTASPQTFKTAEAMQELPSTFSGKTALTTIDGDPHRRLKQMLMPAFHGDRMRAYSQLICDITQQQMTQWKKGERFDVQGSIQDISLQFIIRAIFGVNEEASFQQLKQTLISQLKLSSNPWASIILYFHTLQQDWGPWSLWGRFVRLRQQVDNIIYGEIKRRRDNPALLGEDILSLMMSARDEQGEPMTDEEMRDNLITLLIGGHETTSISITWALYWIHRLPEVYEKLMVELDTLGDNPDSSEITKLPYLNAVCHESLRIYPPVILASFRIAQKPIEIMGYQFEPGTFILPCTYLTHRQEDLYPEPNHFRPERFLERQFSAYEFVAFGGGSRRCIGYALSLFEMKLILARILTNVKLALPNNRVPKPVRSTFTVAPSPIYLIPA, from the coding sequence ATGAAATTTCCTGATGGCCCAAAAACCCCAGCCTTGCTACAGTCTATTAATCTCATAGTTAATCCTCTCAATTACTTAGAGGATTGTGCTAAACGCTATGGAGGTATCTTTACAATAGGTTTTTTGAACTATCCTCCAACGGTGGTTGTCAGTCATCCCCAAGGCATGAAGGCGCTATTTACAGCCAGCCCACAAACCTTTAAGACAGCCGAAGCTATGCAAGAGTTACCAAGCACTTTTTCAGGTAAAACTGCACTAACCACGATAGATGGCGATCCTCACAGACGTCTAAAACAAATGTTAATGCCCGCTTTTCATGGGGATCGGATGCGAGCTTATAGCCAGTTGATTTGTGACATTACTCAGCAACAAATGACGCAGTGGAAAAAAGGAGAACGCTTTGACGTTCAGGGTTCCATCCAAGATATCTCACTGCAATTCATTATCCGTGCTATTTTTGGGGTAAATGAGGAAGCGAGCTTCCAACAGCTTAAGCAAACATTGATTTCACAGCTGAAGTTGTCGAGCAATCCTTGGGCCTCTATCATTTTGTACTTCCATACCCTACAGCAGGATTGGGGGCCTTGGAGTTTATGGGGGCGTTTTGTGCGCCTTCGCCAGCAGGTTGATAACATAATTTATGGTGAAATTAAGCGACGTCGGGATAATCCAGCGTTATTAGGTGAAGATATCCTTAGCTTAATGATGAGTGCTCGCGACGAGCAAGGCGAGCCGATGACAGATGAGGAAATGCGTGACAATTTAATTACATTATTAATAGGAGGTCATGAAACTACTTCTATCAGTATAACATGGGCTTTGTACTGGATTCACCGCTTGCCAGAGGTGTATGAAAAGCTGATGGTTGAATTAGATACTCTTGGCGATAATCCAGATTCAAGTGAGATTACTAAGCTTCCATATTTGAATGCCGTCTGTCACGAGAGCCTACGTATATACCCCCCCGTTATTTTGGCATCGTTTCGTATTGCCCAAAAGCCTATAGAAATTATGGGCTACCAGTTTGAACCAGGTACATTCATTTTGCCTTGCACATATTTAACTCACAGGCAAGAAGATTTATATCCAGAACCGAATCATTTTAGACCAGAGCGTTTTTTGGAGCGACAGTTTTCTGCTTATGAATTTGTGGCTTTTGGTGGCGGAAGCCGTCGGTGTATTGGATATGCGTTGTCTTTGTTTGAAATGAAATTAATCCTGGCTAGGATTCTCACTAACGTAAAACTAGCCCTACCCAATAACCGTGTTCCTAAACCTGTACGTAGCACTTTTACTGTTGCACCATCCCCAATATATCTCATTCCTGCCTAA
- a CDS encoding GNAT family N-acetyltransferase → MTKPSPSLPPGCIFRPACAQDTWAILKLILIAKLEPTQLRWTQFRVIEFEGRVVACGQLRNFPDAQELGSLVVAPKWRNQGLGSYLMENLIKEATQPLYLECMGWLTPFYTRFGFVSVSWQDLPKSLKFKFGLSKLATKLFRIPLSIMTYQRKDEG, encoded by the coding sequence ATGACTAAACCATCTCCATCCTTACCACCAGGATGCATTTTCCGGCCTGCCTGTGCTCAGGATACCTGGGCAATTCTTAAATTAATTCTGATTGCTAAACTAGAGCCTACCCAGTTACGTTGGACTCAGTTTCGGGTGATTGAATTTGAGGGGCGTGTGGTGGCTTGTGGACAATTGCGCAACTTTCCCGATGCCCAAGAATTGGGGAGTTTGGTTGTGGCACCTAAGTGGCGCAATCAGGGATTGGGGAGTTATCTTATGGAAAATCTAATCAAAGAGGCAACTCAGCCTCTTTATCTCGAATGCATGGGTTGGCTGACCCCATTTTACACCCGTTTCGGTTTTGTATCGGTATCCTGGCAAGACTTACCCAAATCCCTGAAATTTAAGTTTGGCTTGTCCAAACTAGCCACTAAACTATTCCGTATTCCCCTATCCATCATGACCTACCAACGAAAGGATGAAGGCTGA